The Planctomycetia bacterium genome segment GTCCGTGAGGGACATTTTGTTTTCCGGACGTGTGCGCGGTGTTGCACCACGGAGGCACGTGGAACACGAAGGCAAACGAGAGGTTGCGCGCGGTCGATTCGATGGCGCTGCGACACTATTTCTTGCCCCACGCTTGCTTGCGATCGCCTGAATGCGATTGAGTCGCGTCGGTGGTTTCGCCGATGGATTGCTGGAAGGGGGACCTGCCATGGATTTTGAATTGCCGCCCGAGGCCCAACGCTGGGTCAATGACGTGCTGGTTTGGATTGGGTTCGGCACGTTGGTCGGACTGTTGGCGAAAGCCATCATGCCGGGCCGCGACCCCGGCGGCGCGGTGGCGACGATCATGATGGGCATTCTCGGCACCATCATCGGCTGCGGCACGCTGCTGTTCTTCGGAGCGGATCGCCCCATCACGCCGATCAGCCCCATCGGTTTACTGGTCGCCACGACCGGCGCGTTCGTACTCCTGGCCTTCTACCGGATCATGGCCGGTCACTGGTTCCGTGACGGCGTCCGTCAGCCCATGCTCCGGCGCCGCGTGCGGGCGCCCAAGTATGCGGAAGTCGAGCAAGTGGTGTACGAAGAGCCGTAGTACACGCTTCACGCTTGCCAGAAGTGCGACTCCCGCGGCACTTGATACGCCACGCCCATCTCGGGGGTCTCGAAGAGCGTTTGCCCGCGATGCAACGACTCCACACCGCCGATCACCATGCCTGAGGTGAGCAGCGTGCGCTCGACGGGATAAGGCGCTTCGCCCGTGAGCACCATGTCCTCGATGTGTTGAATCAACGGCGTGAAGAAATCGGCCGTCGACGAGCCGTGTCCCGGCATCGGCAAATACATCTGGCAGGAGACGGTCGCGTCCTTGTCCGCGATGTAGCCGGCGTAGTTGAAGTCCTGCACCGACGTGAGATAGATGCTGGTGCGAAAACCGTCGCGATGCTCGACGAAGAAACCGGTCGTCTCTGGCTGCACGCGCTTGAACCACTCGTAACTCACGGGATCGCTGGGATAGCCCCCATCCACGGGCAGATTATGGCTGCGACAGAGCGCCGCCACGATCAGATCGCGCGTCCGATTACGTTCTTCGCGTTCCAGCTCCGTCCACAACGCGTCGCCTTTCAACGCGTGGACGCTCTTGATGCCGGCTTCCCCGCCGCGCCGGCGTTCCGACATGCATTGCGCCGTTTCGTAAGCGTGGAAGTCGTAGCTATCGACGCCGCCGTAGGCCACGCAGACGCTTTCCTTCAAATCCGCGTTGTGCGGCATGTCGATCGCCGGCAGTCGTCGCGTGACCGGCAGCGACGATCCGGCCAGGAATGGGAATCCCAAACGCCGCGAGTCCTCGACCATCTCCGCGCATTCCGCCCAATTGGTGGAGAGATGCTTGTCGTTGAACACTGCCGCCGAACGCCCGCTGTCCTCGAAGACTTTGACGATCTCCTTGAACCAGCGGTAGCGCGGGTAGAGCGTCTGCCCCTTTTCGTTCTTCGGATAATCGCCGTGTTCGCCGATGATCACTACGCCATCGACCGCGAGTTTGTCGCCGCCCAGGGTTAAGGCCTCAGCGACGGAGTTGAACTGCCGGAGCTTGTGTCGCGCGATCCGCTCGCGCGCCAAGTCGCCTTCGGGAAACTGTTCGATGTACACGCCGGCCACTTCCACGCGCGGTTCCACCCAGCCGCCGTCCCAGGCATATCCTGCCGTCAGCCGATCCAGAAAATGCTGCGCATGCGAATGCGTCCGCACTTCGGTGCCGAGGAAAGCGATCTTCTTGCGGCTGGTTTGCGCGGCGCGGGCAAATTGCGTGGCGAGCAAACAACCGGCGCTCGCGGCCAGAAATTGTCGACGTTGGAGCATGGTGGCAAATCCGCGAAGGA includes the following:
- a CDS encoding GlsB/YeaQ/YmgE family stress response membrane protein: MDFELPPEAQRWVNDVLVWIGFGTLVGLLAKAIMPGRDPGGAVATIMMGILGTIIGCGTLLFFGADRPITPISPIGLLVATTGAFVLLAFYRIMAGHWFRDGVRQPMLRRRVRAPKYAEVEQVVYEEP